The nucleotide sequence GCAAGTCAGGATGCAGGGGCACTTACTACTGCATAAACGGCAGATGTGAATGAGTAAGGAATATTTAAGGCTTTTCTGATAAAATATTGACCAGTTATTTATTATTAACTATGTAATCTCATTTTGTATTCTTTTAGCCGTAAACCAGGAGGTCAAACAATATGGTATTAAGTAAGATGTTTCCAAAAGAGACCGACTTCTTTTCTATGTTTGCCCAGGCAGGGGAAAATCTGAAATCCGGCGGAACCCTTCTTGTTGAACTTATGGAGAACCTCCCCAAAGCAGAGTATCTTGCAAAACAGATCTACGAGATAGAACAGCAGGGGGATATGCTTACGCATGAGATCATGCGAAAGCTGAACAAGACCTTTCTTACGCCTCTGGACAGGGAAGACATACACGCGCTTGTCTGCCGTATTGACGATGTGCTTGACCTTATATGGACCTGCGCTGACAGGGCGGTTCTTTTTAAACTTAATGGAATAAATCCCGCCGCCGTGGAGCTGTCAAAGACGCTCAGCACAACGACAGAGGTGATAGAGAAGGCCATAAATTCCCTGAAGAATAAAAAGTATTCCTATATACAGGAGTTCTGCATAGAGATAAACCGTCTTGAGAACAGGGCGGATAAAACCTTCAGGGAGGCGCTTGCAAAACTCTTTGAAGATGAGAAAGACTCTATTCAGATACTTAAGTGGAAGGATATATACGAGCATCTCGAAGATGCAACAGACGCATGTGAAGATGTCGCAAACATCCTTGAGGGCATAGTTCTCAAACATGCATGATACT is from Thermodesulfovibrionia bacterium and encodes:
- a CDS encoding DUF47 family protein, which translates into the protein MVLSKMFPKETDFFSMFAQAGENLKSGGTLLVELMENLPKAEYLAKQIYEIEQQGDMLTHEIMRKLNKTFLTPLDREDIHALVCRIDDVLDLIWTCADRAVLFKLNGINPAAVELSKTLSTTTEVIEKAINSLKNKKYSYIQEFCIEINRLENRADKTFREALAKLFEDEKDSIQILKWKDIYEHLEDATDACEDVANILEGIVLKHA